A window of Xiphophorus hellerii strain 12219 chromosome 19, Xiphophorus_hellerii-4.1, whole genome shotgun sequence contains these coding sequences:
- the LOC116708413 gene encoding ubiquitin-conjugating enzyme E2 D2-like isoform X1, producing MALKRIHKELNDLARDPPAQCSAGPVGDDMFHWQATIMGPSDSPYQGGVFFLTIHFPTDYPFKPPKVAFTTRIYHPNINSNGSICLDILRSQWSPALTISKVLLSICSLLCDPNPDDPLVPEIARIYKTDSQKYNKLAQEWTTKYAML from the exons GAACTTAATGACCTGGCTCGTGACCCTCCAGCACAGTGCTCAGCTGGCCCAGTGGGTGATGACa TGTTTCACTGGCAGGCCACAATCATGGGACCA AGCGACAGTCCATATCAGGGAGGAGTTTTCTTCTTGACAATTCATTTTCCAACAGACTACCCCTTCAAACCACCCAAG GTTGCATTCACAACAAGAATTTACCACCCAAATATTAACAGTAACGGCAGTATCTGTCTGGATATTCTCAGATCACAGTGGTCTCCAGCACTTACTATTTCTAAAG ttcttcTCTCCATTTGCTCACTCCTATGTGACCCAAACCCCGACGACCCACTAGTGCCAGAGATTGCACGAATCTACAAAACAGATAGTCAGAA GTACAATAAACTAGCTCAGGAGTGGACAACAAAATATGCCATGCTTTAG